The Microcella sp. genome includes the window GCGTCAGCAGGCGAATCTCGTCACCGGTCTTGATGCGGCGAGCTTCCATGAACACCTGCTGGCCGTCGACGACCTGGATGCCCTCCTTCTGCAGCGCGAACAGAATGGGCAGCTCGATCACGTCGACGCCGAGCGGCTCGTTCGCGAGACCGAATTTGTCGAGCTCGCGCTTGATCTTGCGAGCCACCTCTTCAGCGATGCCGGCGTCTGGCGGAAACGCTCCGCGAAGCGTCGAGATGCCAGCACGCGAGCCGCTCTCGAGTCGAGGGCGCGTCGCACCATGGTGGGGCGCATGCGGGTCGGCGTCTGCCTCGGCGTGGGTCTGATCGAGCCACGGGTTGTAGAGCGAGTGGTGCTTCGCCGCCGAGCCGAAGTCCCACATGATCGGGTCGGTCTTGCGAGTGATGAGTGAGAAGCGAATGAGCTTGTCCATCGCCCACGTACCGATATGGGTCGACGTCATGTACCGGATGTTCGAGAAGTCGAACGCGAGCAGCGCCCCCACCTCAGACTTCTCGAGCTGCGCCTTGAGCCGCAGAAGCCGATCAGTGCGCAAGCGGTCGAAGTCGACGCGTGCCTCCCAGTCGACGGCGTTCATGCCGGTGGTTCCGGTGCTCTTCATGGTCTCTTCGTGTCCAATCGTGATGGGTCGTTGGTCGAGTCTCTGACACTGGGTGGTCGAAGCTCGGGAGGTCTACGGGAGCGCCGCTCTCTTGCGCCTCCACGTCGCGACGATGGGAATCAAGGCGGCGAGGATGACGAAGATGCCCTGCAGCCAGTACTGCCACGAGAGTCCCAGCGACAAGAAGCTCAGAGCGCTCGTGATCGTCTGCAAGAGCAATCCGGCGGCCGCCACCGCGATCGCCGAGCCCGAGCCGCCGAAGATGCTGGCGCCCGCGATGACGATCGCCGTCACCGACGTCAGGGTGAGAGCCTGGCCCGTGTTCGCGTCACCGATGCCGGTGCGCGTGTAGAGGATGAGGCCGGCGATCGATGCCAGTACGCCCGCACCGACGGCGGCGTAGAAGCGCATGCGGTCGACATTGACGCCCATTCGGTTCGCCTTGACCGGGTCAGACCCGGCGGCTCGCAGGCCGCGACCCAGGTTGGTGCGCTCGATCACGAACCAGAGCGCGACGGCGAGGATGACCGCGATCATCAGCACGACCGGAATGCCGGCGATGACTGTTCCGATGGCCGCCATGATGTCGCCAGTCGCCGAACCGCCCGGGGCACGGCGCAGCACTTGAGCGACGCCGACGACGGCGATCGATGTCACGAGTGTCGCGATCACCGGGGGCAGCCCGAGTCTCGTGACCAGCAGACCGTTCACGACGCCCACTGCGAGACCGGCGAGTATCGCCAGCAGCACCCCGAGCGCGAAGAAGCCTGGCCCGGCCTGGCCGAAGAACGAGATCACCACAGTCGACAGTGCGACGACTGAACCGATGCTGAGGTCGATGCCGCCCGTCATGACCACCAAGAGCTGAGCGAGGCCGACGAGAATGATGACCGACGACGCAGCGAGCAGCTGGCTCAGGTTGAGCGGGCTCAAGAAGGCCGAAGAGACGAGTGTGGTCGCGAGGCTCAACGTCAGGGCGAGGCCCAGCAAGACTGTCGCCTGGGTTCCCCCGGGGCCGAGCGGCGATCGCCGGCGGCGCATTCCCGTCTCTGCGGTGATGGTGGTCGACTCAGAGGTGTCGGTCGACAAGACCGCGGCACCGGTGATCGCACGCTCGGTGACGTCGTCTCCGTTGAGCACGGCCTGCACCCGCCCGCGCGAGAAGACCACGACTCTGTCGCATAGGCCCTCGAGCTCGACCGCATCGGTCGACAGCACGACCACAGCGGTGCCCGATTCGGCCATTGCTCGAAGAAAGGAGTAGATCTCGACGCGAGCACCGGCGTCGACGCCCTGAGTGGGGTCTTCTACCAGCAAGACCCGGGGGTTGCCGAGGCGCGCCCGTGCGAGCAGCACCTTCTGCTGGCTGCCGCCCGAGAGCGAGACGATCGACGTCTCGAGCGTGGGGGTCTTGACGGCAAGGCCCTCGATGGCCTGGCGGGTCAGGCGGTACTCGGCAGATCGATTCACGAAGCCGAACGGCATCGCCTCGCGCAGTGACGGCGCGACGACGTTCTCGCGAATCGTCATCTTGCCGAACATGGCTTCACCGATTCGGTCGCCGGGCAGATAGACGACTCCGGCACGTTTGGCTGAGCGCGGTGATCGCACTGAGATCTCGTGCCCGTCGAGCTCGACGACACCCGTCGTCGTGCCGTGGCCTCCGAGAGCGCGCAGCACTTCGCGCTGACCGTTGCCCTCGACTCCGGCGAGCCCGATGATCTCGCCCGGCTTGGCCGTGAAGCTCACATCGCTGAAGCCGGCCGACGAGAGCGACGCCACGGCGAGCAAGGGCTCGGCGTCGGCCGCCACGGTCGCTTTGTCGGGAAAGGTGGTCTCGAGCGATCGCCCGACGATGAGCTCGACGATCTGCTCTTCGTCGTAGTCGGCGACGAGGCCACGACCGACCACTTTGCCGTCACGAAGAACGGTGAGGTCGTCGCCGATCTCGATGACCTCGGGAATCCGGTGGGTGATGTACACGATCGCCGTGCCGTCGGCAAGAAGCTCGGCGATGCGATCGAAGAGCCACCGAGTCTCTTCAGGGCCGAGCGCTTCAGTAGGCTCGTCGAGCACGAGCACACGCGGTTCGCTCGCGAGCGCGGCGGCGATCTCGACGAGGTGCGCGTCGCGCAGCGACAGGTTCGAGACCAGTGCAGAGGGGTCGACCTTCAACCCGAGACTGGCGAAGTGCGTTGAGAGCCACGCCGCTGCCTCGCTGCGACGAGGTCGGCGAGACTCGGGCAAGAGCAAGAGCACCGAGTCGAGCACGCTCAGCGCGGGCGCGAGCGCCGGGGTCTGGTACACGATCGCGAGCCCGCTCTCGCGCGCGTCGCGCGGCTGCATGCGGGCGAGAGACTCGCCGGCAAGGCCGATCGTGCCGGAATCCGGCACGACCGACCCTGCGGCG containing:
- a CDS encoding ATP-binding cassette domain-containing protein, whose product is MTMDSALTLTGITKTYPGVRALDDVSVSIAPGKVHAILGENGAGKSTLVGVAAGSVVPDSGTIGLAGESLARMQPRDARESGLAIVYQTPALAPALSVLDSVLLLLPESRRPRRSEAAAWLSTHFASLGLKVDPSALVSNLSLRDAHLVEIAAALASEPRVLVLDEPTEALGPEETRWLFDRIAELLADGTAIVYITHRIPEVIEIGDDLTVLRDGKVVGRGLVADYDEEQIVELIVGRSLETTFPDKATVAADAEPLLAVASLSSAGFSDVSFTAKPGEIIGLAGVEGNGQREVLRALGGHGTTTGVVELDGHEISVRSPRSAKRAGVVYLPGDRIGEAMFGKMTIRENVVAPSLREAMPFGFVNRSAEYRLTRQAIEGLAVKTPTLETSIVSLSGGSQQKVLLARARLGNPRVLLVEDPTQGVDAGARVEIYSFLRAMAESGTAVVVLSTDAVELEGLCDRVVVFSRGRVQAVLNGDDVTERAITGAAVLSTDTSESTTITAETGMRRRRSPLGPGGTQATVLLGLALTLSLATTLVSSAFLSPLNLSQLLAASSVIILVGLAQLLVVMTGGIDLSIGSVVALSTVVISFFGQAGPGFFALGVLLAILAGLAVGVVNGLLVTRLGLPPVIATLVTSIAVVGVAQVLRRAPGGSATGDIMAAIGTVIAGIPVVLMIAVILAVALWFVIERTNLGRGLRAAGSDPVKANRMGVNVDRMRFYAAVGAGVLASIAGLILYTRTGIGDANTGQALTLTSVTAIVIAGASIFGGSGSAIAVAAAGLLLQTITSALSFLSLGLSWQYWLQGIFVILAALIPIVATWRRKRAALP